The DNA window GCGAGATGGATAATCTTACCAGGATGGGCGTGGACGTCGACCGCCTGCGTATCTCATACAACGCGCATGTCATCCTCCCCTCCCACGAGATCCTGGACGGGCTCATGGAGGAGGGTAGGGGGGCGAGGAGCCTGGGCACCACGCGCCGCGGCATAGGTCCCACCTACGCGGACAAGGCGTCACGCGTGGGGCTGCGCATGCAGGACATGCTGGACCCCGGGGCATTCCGGGAAAGGGTGCGCGGCGCGGTGGAGGAGAAGAACCGCGTGATCACCTGCGTGTACGGCGCGGACCCCCTGGACGCCGAGGGGGTGGCTGACGCGTATGCCGGCTACGCGGAGAGGCTGCGGCATCTCCTCGCCGACACCTCCCTCCTGGCGAAAAGGGCGCTGGAGGAGGGGAAGAACGTCCTCTTCGAGGGAGCCCAGGGACTCATGCTCGACCTGGACCACGGTACCTATCCCTACGTGACCTCCTCCAACACGGTGGCCGGGGCCGTCTGTGCGGGGGCGGGGGTGGGCCCGCGCGACCTGGACGAGATCATCGGGGTCACAAAGGCATATGTCACCCGGGTGGGGGCGGGCCCGTTCCCCACCGAGCAGGACAACGAGATCGGAGAGGCCATGCAGGAGGCAGGGAAGGAGTTCGGCACCACCACGGGGCGCAGGCGCCGCTGCGGCTGGTTCGACCTGGTGGTGCTGCGCTACGCGGCGCGCCTCAACACCCTCACCAGCCTGGCCGTGACCAAGCTGGACGTGCTCTCCCGGTTCGAGACGCTCAAGGTATGCGTGGCCTACCGCAGGGGCGGGGAGACCGGCGAGGAATTCCCCCCGCTCTACGATGAATTCTCCGATTGCGAGCCCGTTTACGAGGAGTTGCCTGGCTGGAAAACCGACATCTCTGGTGTCACCCGCATGGAGGACCTGCCGGTGCAGGCCAGGGATTACCTGGAGTTCATACAGGAACGGGTGGGCGTCCCGGTAAAGCTCGTCTCCGTGGGGCCCGAACGCCAGCAGTCGATCTTCCTCGACGGGGGAGGGGAGCCCCTGCGCCAGGGCCGTTTCCTCTTCTACGACGACCTC is part of the Actinomycetota bacterium genome and encodes:
- a CDS encoding adenylosuccinate synthase, encoding MPGIVVVGTQWGDEGKGKVIDLLSDDMHMVVRFHGGNNAGHTIVYDGETLKLHLVPSGILYPHIVPVIGNGVIVNPAVLISEMDNLTRMGVDVDRLRISYNAHVILPSHEILDGLMEEGRGARSLGTTRRGIGPTYADKASRVGLRMQDMLDPGAFRERVRGAVEEKNRVITCVYGADPLDAEGVADAYAGYAERLRHLLADTSLLAKRALEEGKNVLFEGAQGLMLDLDHGTYPYVTSSNTVAGAVCAGAGVGPRDLDEIIGVTKAYVTRVGAGPFPTEQDNEIGEAMQEAGKEFGTTTGRRRRCGWFDLVVLRYAARLNTLTSLAVTKLDVLSRFETLKVCVAYRRGGETGEEFPPLYDEFSDCEPVYEELPGWKTDISGVTRMEDLPVQARDYLEFIQERVGVPVKLVSVGPERQQSIFLDGGGEPLRQGRFLFYDDLPL